A DNA window from Methanooceanicella nereidis contains the following coding sequences:
- a CDS encoding LeuA family protein, with product MMRTYEDMPKIKLPHAKDIKISDTTIRDGCQMPGIVMKKNHKLKIFEYLHDMRIEKLETFVYNERDKDACRAMMDYGYEFPEVTGWARANPADIDEVLKVDGIRETGILMSVSDSHVFDKMGLKSYEEAETKYLNALQYAVDHGLKTRCHIEDSSRANYDFVYPFIEKLIEIDPNTIIRICDTLGYGVPFPDAVEPYGIPIVVKKLKEMGVKHIEMHVHDDFGISMGNTLAGLWYGADWASLTFLGIGERAGNTELEKIVAFLITRVEGFEDRYSLKKVTEFAEYMEREIGLRVPRNKSVVGRNIFSHESGIHTAGIIKNPFTYEPFPPELVGGKRNLMIGDTSGTEVIRIKAEETLSELLGIKAQIEKGDIRIKAIHKDIQKMYDVEDRRSCVSDEELKDFVRKYYVFQVDDEEEVLQEEYTPVVEKNTHIMNPERVPLDEVPVKKNVSSKAEKVAPVKKVASKKK from the coding sequence ATGATGCGAACTTACGAAGATATGCCTAAAATAAAACTACCCCATGCAAAGGACATCAAGATCAGCGACACGACCATCCGTGACGGCTGCCAGATGCCCGGCATCGTGATGAAAAAGAACCACAAGCTCAAGATATTTGAGTACCTTCACGACATGAGGATAGAAAAGCTCGAAACGTTCGTATACAACGAGCGAGATAAGGACGCATGCCGCGCCATGATGGATTACGGCTATGAGTTCCCCGAGGTCACCGGCTGGGCCAGGGCAAACCCTGCAGACATAGACGAAGTGCTCAAAGTGGACGGGATCCGTGAGACCGGCATCCTGATGTCCGTATCGGACTCTCACGTCTTCGACAAGATGGGATTAAAAAGCTACGAAGAGGCTGAGACCAAATATCTTAACGCGCTGCAGTATGCGGTGGACCACGGCCTGAAGACCAGATGCCACATCGAGGACTCCTCGAGGGCTAACTACGATTTTGTTTATCCGTTCATAGAGAAACTTATAGAGATAGACCCGAACACCATCATAAGGATATGCGACACCCTGGGATACGGGGTCCCGTTCCCGGACGCTGTCGAGCCGTACGGCATACCCATAGTCGTCAAGAAACTTAAGGAGATGGGCGTCAAGCATATAGAGATGCACGTGCACGATGACTTCGGCATATCCATGGGCAACACGCTCGCAGGATTATGGTATGGCGCAGACTGGGCAAGCCTGACCTTCCTCGGCATAGGCGAGAGGGCGGGCAATACTGAGCTTGAAAAGATAGTGGCGTTCCTGATCACGAGAGTGGAAGGCTTCGAGGACAGGTACAGCCTTAAGAAGGTCACCGAGTTCGCAGAGTACATGGAAAGAGAGATAGGCCTCCGTGTGCCCCGTAACAAGTCTGTCGTAGGCAGGAACATATTCTCGCATGAGTCGGGCATTCACACGGCAGGTATCATCAAGAACCCGTTCACTTACGAGCCGTTCCCGCCGGAGCTTGTCGGCGGTAAGAGGAACCTTATGATAGGCGACACTTCCGGAACAGAGGTAATAAGGATCAAGGCAGAGGAGACGCTTTCAGAGCTTCTTGGCATTAAGGCCCAGATAGAGAAAGGAGATATACGCATAAAGGCCATCCATAAGGACATCCAGAAGATGTACGACGTCGAGGACAGGCGTTCATGCGTGTCCGACGAAGAGCTTAAGGATTTCGTCCGCAAATATTACGTGTTCCAGGTTGACGACGAGGAAGAGGTATTGCAGGAAGAATACACGCCTGTCGTCGAAAAAAACACTCACATAATGAACCCCGAACGCGTGCCTCTTGACGAAGTGCCGGTAAAGAAGAATGTCTCTTCAAAGGCAGAAAAGGTCGCGCCCGTGAAGAAAGTGGCGTCAAAGAAGAAATAA